A region of Allocoleopsis franciscana PCC 7113 DNA encodes the following proteins:
- a CDS encoding transporter substrate-binding domain-containing protein, which translates to MNRRVIGGFLATLCFILIARFPSLPLTPAQAQQTPAPRQEAAEQTKDATSQAPTTESSPLRVGVYQTPPFAIKNGNDWDGIGVHLWRKVARDLNLDYLLQEVDQDKAIDRVQDGTVDIAITAIATPSDEERVDFTHSYYTTSLGVAERPERSLLEIVTAILSPRFLQIALWLSVIFMIIGVLAWAFERNTNDQFEKNPVRGIWTGFWWAGVTMSTIGYGDKTPKTVPGRILALLWMLVAMGITATLTASITSVIAVDSPLEAVQSPQDWWQMNVGSVPDTESAQYLQQEGIQFQSFSAPLDGLRAVQNGDVDIFVYSAAPLRYLNRESLKGTLNVQATDMQARRYAFALPEEHELYDAFNQKILQETDESDWRDLIDRYIPEPKKKQ; encoded by the coding sequence ATGAACCGACGAGTAATAGGCGGATTTCTGGCTACACTTTGCTTTATCTTGATAGCAAGATTCCCATCACTTCCTCTAACTCCTGCCCAAGCTCAACAAACACCAGCTCCGAGACAAGAAGCAGCTGAACAAACTAAGGATGCTACGAGTCAGGCACCGACAACAGAAAGTTCGCCGTTAAGGGTTGGGGTATACCAAACTCCACCCTTTGCGATCAAAAACGGTAATGACTGGGATGGCATTGGAGTGCATCTTTGGCGGAAAGTGGCACGGGATCTAAATCTCGACTACCTATTGCAAGAGGTTGACCAGGATAAAGCAATTGACCGGGTGCAGGATGGTACGGTGGATATTGCGATTACTGCGATCGCTACCCCATCTGATGAAGAGCGCGTTGACTTTACTCACAGCTACTACACGACATCACTTGGCGTTGCGGAACGCCCAGAGCGTAGCCTGCTAGAGATTGTCACAGCTATACTGTCCCCGCGTTTTTTACAAATCGCTCTATGGCTCTCAGTAATTTTTATGATTATTGGGGTACTGGCATGGGCGTTTGAACGTAACACAAACGATCAATTTGAGAAGAATCCTGTACGCGGTATTTGGACAGGATTTTGGTGGGCTGGTGTTACCATGTCTACAATTGGCTATGGTGATAAAACCCCTAAAACGGTTCCAGGACGGATTTTAGCGCTGCTTTGGATGTTGGTGGCGATGGGCATTACGGCTACCCTCACTGCATCCATTACATCAGTCATAGCGGTAGATTCACCCCTAGAAGCTGTCCAGTCTCCTCAGGATTGGTGGCAAATGAATGTTGGCAGCGTACCCGACACGGAGAGTGCCCAATATCTGCAACAGGAGGGCATTCAATTTCAGTCGTTTTCGGCACCGCTTGATGGATTGCGGGCGGTGCAAAATGGCGATGTTGATATCTTTGTCTACAGTGCGGCTCCACTGCGTTACCTGAATCGCGAGTCGTTGAAAGGAACCCTTAACGTTCAAGCAACAGATATGCAGGCACGCCGATATGCGTTCGCGCTTCCAGAAGAGCATGAACTTTATGATGCTTTCAACCAAAAGATTCTGCAAGAAACGGATGAGTCAGACTGGCGAGATTTGATTGATCGATATATACCTGAGCCGAAAAAAAAGCAATAA
- a CDS encoding type II toxin-antitoxin system RelE/ParE family toxin translates to MNYALVFRPEVRDELDEAYSWYESQQQGLGDEFLDCVDEMLNRIGQMPESYAVVYRDVRRAVVRRFPYAVYYRIVSSRVIVTAIFHSRRDPKSWQART, encoded by the coding sequence ATGAATTATGCACTAGTATTTCGTCCGGAAGTTCGTGACGAACTCGATGAGGCGTACAGTTGGTATGAGAGCCAACAGCAGGGGCTTGGTGACGAGTTTTTGGACTGTGTGGACGAGATGCTAAATCGAATTGGTCAAATGCCAGAGTCCTATGCAGTGGTATATCGTGATGTGCGACGGGCGGTGGTGCGACGCTTTCCCTACGCTGTATATTATCGGATTGTATCGAGTCGGGTGATTGTGACAGCAATTTTTCACAGTCGGCGAGATCCAAAATCTTGGCAGGCACGAACCTAA
- a CDS encoding addiction module protein, with the protein MDITATLNEIAALSIEDRIRLVQAIWDSIAAEQAYPDLTDSQKRELDDRIDDYEMNPDNILTWEEIKASIKRRR; encoded by the coding sequence ATGGACATCACAGCTACGTTGAATGAAATTGCAGCCCTCAGCATTGAAGATAGAATTCGTCTTGTGCAAGCAATCTGGGACAGTATTGCAGCCGAGCAAGCTTACCCTGATTTGACAGATTCACAAAAGCGGGAACTTGACGATCGGATCGATGACTATGAGATGAATCCAGACAATATACTGACTTGGGAGGAGATCAAAGCATCGATTAAGAGACGGCGATGA